Sequence from the Bacillus thuringiensis genome:
GTATGGTATGCAGACTCAGCTTATATAGATAACTGGGTTGGTTTACATCCAGGACATGGTTTCCTTGGCGTAGTTGATTCTCATCCAGAAGCAATTGTTGGAACTTTAAATGGTAAACCAACAGTAGCAAGTAGTACACGATTCCAAATTGCTGATGCGGCGTTCTCATTCGATAAAACGCCAGCTTGGAAAGTTGTATCTCCAACGCGTGGAACATATACGTATAACGGCTTAGCAGGCGTACCGAAGTTTGATGATTCGAAAACGTATATTAATAAACAGATTCCAGATGCAGGACGTATTTTACCGAATCTTGGCCTGAAGTTTGAAGTAGTAGGACAAGCTGATGATAATTCTGCAGGTGCTGTTCGTTTATATCGTTAATACAGTAAAACTACCGAAAAATTTTCTTTCGGTAGTTTTTTTGTGAGCAATGAATTTTATATAAAAGAAGAAATTATATATAATGTAACTTTACGAATAGAAATTTATTAAATATGAAGTCTATATAAATAATGAAAGAATTGGATAAAAATAGTGGGAGAAGGTGAATGAATGAGTGTTTCTTCTATTGTAAATAAACAAAAGGAATATTTTTATAATGGCCATACGCGAAGTGTAGCAGTGAGAAAGAATAATTTGAAGAAGCTTTATGAAGGCATTCAGCGTTTTGAAGAAGAAATATTTCAGGCGTTGAAATTAGATTTAAATAAGTCAGTTCATGAGTCGTTTACAACGGAAGTTGGGTATGTATTAAAAGAAATTTCCTTTCAATTGAAGCATATTTCATCTTGGAGTAAACCAAAGCGAGTTCGAACAGCGCTCACTCATTTTGGATCAAAGGGGAAAGTAGTGCCCGAACCGTACGGTGTGACGCTTATTATTGCACCTTGGAACTATCCGTTTCAATTAGCAATTGCACCACTTGTAGGAGCGTTGGCAGCTGGAAATACAGTTGTTTTAAAGCCGTCAGAGTTAACGCCAAACGTTTCAAAAGTGCTTACGAGAATGTTAGAGGAATTATTCCCAGAAGAGCTTGTAGCGGTAGTAGAAGGCGGTGTAGAAGAGAGTACGGAATTGTTAAAGGAACCATTTGATTATATTTTCTTTACAGGTAGTGTCGGTGTTGGAAAAGTTGTGATGGAAGCTGCTGCGAAGCAGTTGACGCCACTTACGCTAGAACTTGGCGGAAAAAGTCCGTGTATTGTACATAAAGATGCGAAAATAGATGTAACAGCAAGACGAATTGTGTGGGGGAAGTTTTTAAATGCAGGGCAAACGTGTGTAGCCCCGGATTATATGTATGTGCATGCTTCCGTGAAAGAACAGTTAATCGAGGCATTACGACACGAAATTGCGGAGCAGTATGGCAAAGAGCCACTGCTTAATGATAATTACGTGCGAATTGTGAGTGAGCGTCATTTTGAACGATTATGTCGATTTTTACAAGATGGTCAAGTCGTAATTGGCGGGAACTATAAGAAAGATACATTACATATTGAACCGACAGTAGTAACGAACATTACATGGCAAGATGCGGTTATGGAAGATGAAATTTTTGGTCCGATTTTACCAATTGTAGAGTACGACAACATAGAAGAAGTAATTGACACAATTCAGCAACATCCAAAGCCATTAGCGTTATATGTATTTTCTGAAGATAAAGAAGTACAAAAGAAAGTGACGAGTAATATTTCATATGGCGGAGGCTGTATTAATGATGTTGTCTATCATCTTGCAACGCCATATTTACCTTTTGGGGGTGTCGGTAGTAGTGGATTAGGGAGTTATCATGGGGAAGAAAGTTTTCGGACTTTTTCACATTATAAAAGCATTTTAGCCCAATCTACGGCATTTGATATGAAAATTCGTTACTCTTCTACAAAAAGTGCTTTAAAATTCATACGAAAGTTGTTAAAATGATGATGGTGTTTATCAGTAGGCGTAGCCGTATGATAATAGCCCCTTCGCAATGGAAGGGGTTTTTCTGTTCGACGTTATGTATCGTGCGAAAATGAATCAAACATACTACATAAAGAATAGAAGCGAACGCTTGTTAAATAATCATTTTTGTTTGGATCGAAACAAAAAATAGTCTATAGAACATAAATATTTATTCATGAATATAAAAATTTAAATTTAAGGTAGATAGGACGGGAAAATGAAAAAGATTATTAAAGTTGAAGCAGTAGAAAAACATTTTGGAAATCAAGTGATTATCCCACCTCTTTCTTTAGATATTAAAGAAGGAGAATTTTTAACAATTTTAGGACCGAGTGGTTGCGGGAAAACGACGTTACTTCGTATGATCGCAGGTTTTGAAACTCCAACTAAAGGGAATCTTTTATTAGATGATGAAAAGATTAACGATTTGCCACCGTACAAGCGTCATATGAATTTAGTGTTCCAACATTATGCGCTATTCCCACATATGAATGTGGAGAAAAATATTTGTTTCGGTATGAAAATGCAGAAAGTACCGGCAGCAGAGCAGAAAGAGCGTGCTGAAGAGGCAATGCGTTTAACGCAGTTACTTGAGTTCCGTAATCGTAAACCTGCGAAGCTTTCTGGTGGACAGCAGCAGCGTGTAGCAATTGCGAGAGCGATTGTAAATAACCCGCGTGTATTATTACTAGATGAGCCACTTGGGGCGTTAGACTTTAAGTTAAGAAAAGACTTGCAACGTGAATTGAAAAACTTACAACGTAATTTAGGAATTACGTTCATATATGTAACTCACGATCAAGAAGAAGCGATGAGCATGAGTGATCGTATTGTCGTTATGAATAAAGGACATATTGAACAAATCGGAACGCCGAAAGAAATTTACAATAAGCCAAAAACGATGTTCGTTGCAACATTTATCGGTGAAAATAATATTGTGAAAAACGGGGAAGGCTATGTAGCAATTCGCCCTGAAAACGTAAAGGTACGTTCGGTTGAAGAGCCGATTTTAAAAGAATACCATCTTGGACATATTGAAGACATTGAGTTTGTTGGAAATATGGAAAAGCTGTATGTACGTGACGAGAAAACATCAGAATTACTAATGGCATATCAAACTGCTGAAGAAGCAACGCAGTGGAGCATTGGAGATAATGTATACGTAGGCTGGGAGCAAGAGGACGAGGTGACCTTAAATTGAAAAAAGGGAAATTACTCGCACTACCTACAGTCGCGTGGCTGTTAACCTTCTTCCTAATTCCCCTTCTGTTTGTATTGGCATTTGCCTTCATGCAGCGCGGAGCATATGGGACAGTGGAAATGCAATTTACATTAGAAAACATAGCACGTGTATTTGACCCATTATATATGGGGACGTTATGGGAAACAGTGAAAATTGCGGTTATTACCACAGTAATATGTTTACTGATTGGTTATCCATTTGCATATACAATTACAATTGTTGATCGCAAATATCGTTCGATTCTTTTATTATTGGCAACGATCCCGTTTTGGATTAACTTCCTTGTTCGGTCATACGCATGGATTGTTATTTTACGTTCACAAGGTCTTGTAAACACATTGCTATTGAAACTAGGTATTATTAGTGAACCTTTAAATTTACTATATAATACACCTTCTGTAATACTCGGAATGGTATATTCTTTATTACCATTTATGATTTTACCAGTGTATGCAGCGATTGAGCAGCTTGATAAGCGTAAGCTAGAAGCAGCTTATGATTTAGGGGCAACACCAGTAAAGGCATTTTGGAATGTTACAGTACCAATGACGATGTCAGGGATTGCTACGGGTTCTATTTTAGTGTTTGTTTCTTCTATCGGAATGTTTGTTGTATCAGACGTTATGGGTGGATCGAAAGTAGCATTAATCGGAAACGTAATTCAAAATCAATTCTTAGGAGCGCGTGATTGGCCGTTTGGATCTGCGTTATCTATGATTGTTGTTCTATTCTCTGTTCTGCTAATTTACTTATATTATCGTGCAACGAAAGTATATAAATATGATGGGAACGGAGGGGAATAGGCAAAGATGAAGAAGTTTTTAGTTTCTTATTCTTGGTTAATTTTATTGTTCTTGTATTTTCCAATGATGGTTTTAATGGTGTATTCCTTCAATGATTCTCGCATTAATGCGGAATGGGAAGGATTCACATTCCATTGGTATACAGATTTATTTCAAAAACAAGATGTTATTGATGCGTTTGTAAATAGTATGACGATTGCGGTCGTAACGACGATTGTAACGACTGTTCTTGGTGTGATTTTCGCAATTGCATTACATCGTTATAAATATCGTTATGAAGGTGCTATTAATGGTCTTGTGTATTTACCAATTTTAATTCCTGATATTTTAATGGGATTATCTTTACTTATTTTATTTAGTCAATTAGGTATGGAACTTGGTAAAACAACAATTATTATTGCACACATTACATTTAGTATTTCATTTGTTGTCGTTATTTTAGCAGCACGCCTTTCTGGTATGGGACGTGATTTAGAAGAGGCTGCGAATGATCTAGGAGCAACGCCGTGGCAAACGTTTCGTTATGTAACGTTCCCAGCAATTGCACCAGGAGTTATTTCAGCCGCATTATTAACATTCACATTATCAATTGATGATTTTGTAATTAGTTTCTTCGTATCAGGACCAGGATCAACAACATTGCCATTATACATTTACAGTATGGTTAAGCGCGGAGTATCACCAGAAATTAATGCACTTTCTACAATTTTAATTGTAGCTATCGTAGGATTAATGGTTCTATCTGAAATCTTCCGTAACAAAGGTGCAGATGGTGAAGAAAACTCTGGAGGACACCTTCCTTTATAATACGAACGATATAGAAAGTACGAGGGGGTAATAAACCGATGAAATTAATGAAAAGATTAGCCGGCGCGGCAATTAGCTTTAGCCTTGTTGCTGGTGTACTTGCTGGTTGTGGTGAAAAAAAAGAAGAGTTAAACATTTATAGCTGGGCTGACAATTTTGATGAGCAAGTGCTAAGAGATTTTGAAAAGAAATATAACGTGAAAGTTAACTATGATAAGTACGCAAGTAATGAAGAAATGCTTGCGAAATTACAAGCAGGTGGCGCGAAGTATGATTTAATTCAGCCGTCTGATTACATGGTTAAAACAATGGCCAAAATGGATTTATTAGCGCCGTTAGATAAAAAGAATATCCCGAATATCGAAAATATGGTTTCTAATTTCAAAACACCTGCGTTTGATCCAGAGAATAAGTATTCTTTAGTATATACTTGGGGCGTAACAGGTATTGCATACAATAAAAAGTATGTGAAGGAAGCACCTACAAGCTGGGCTGACCTATGGAACGAGAAATATAAAGGGCATGTAACTTTATTAAATGATTCTCGTGAAGTATTAGGAATGGGTCTTAAGAAGCATGGATTCTCAAACAGTACGAAAGACGATGCACAGTTAAAGACAGCAGCAACTGATTTACAGAAGCTACTTCCAAACTTATTAGCATTTGATACAGATAATATTAAACAAAAATTCATTACAGAAGATGCTTGGATCGGAACAGTTTGGTCTGGAGATGCAGCATTTATCGCAAAAGATAATAAAGATGTAGAGTACGTTGTACCAAAAGAAGGCGGCACAATTTGGGCTGATACGTTAGCAATTCCAAAAGGTGCAAAAAATAAAGAGCTTGCAGAGAAGTTTATGAACTACTTACTAGATGAGAAAGTAAGTGTGAAAAACTACGAGTCAATTGGATACAGTAATCCAAATGAAAAAGCTCATCCTCTTCATAGTAAAGAATATCGTGATAACCACATGATCTTCTTAACGAAAGAAGAATTAGATCGTACAGAATGGCTTGTTGATGTAGACGATAAGTTAAAAGACTATGATCGTTACTGGACAGAGTTAAAAACGAAAGGTAAATAAGTGAGGAAATGCGGTTTCTAAAGTAGAAATCGCATTTTTTCATAGTAGGAGGAAATCGTTTGAAGAAGAAGTTACATCAATATGAGGTAATGTGTATCGGTTTATTACTTGCTGTATTTGGCATTGTTGCTTGGCGTGTACATGCAGGTGGTGTTACAGTGATGGATACATATGTCCGCGGATTAGTGAAAGGATTACAAACAGAAGGTTCGCTTACATTTTTTTTATATTATACAAAATTAGGCTCTGCCATTGGTATTGTAACTGTGCTCGTTATAAGTTTACTTGTTTTTTGGAGGAAACATTATTATGCTGCGATGATCGTTTATCCAATGGGCATTTTAATCACACATCTTGTGAATAAAGGGATAAAAGAAATTATGAAAAGGGAGCGTCCGTCGTTAAATGAAGCGTTGGATGCACTTGGATATAGCTTTCCTAGTGGGCATGCAATGCTATCCATTATGACATTCGGGTTTCTCGCTTATATCATTGCAGCAAATTTGAAAAATGTAACGGGAAAATATGTTATGACGATTTTGCTGGGAGTAGTAATTATATCGATTGGATTAAGTAGAGTTATTTTAAATGTACATTATCCAACTGATATTTTAGCAGGTTATTGCGTAGGTGGTATTTTGTTAATTATGGCGATTTATTGCCATCGTTTACTTACTGAGAGATTGGGGCTTAATAAAGAAAGATAAAAAAACGTCTGGAAAAACTATCATTATAGTGTTTCCAGACGTTTTTTGTTTGCATGAAGATGTGATACAGTATAAATGACAATTGAATGATGTAAAGTAGGTGAAAATGTATGAAAACAAATGTACATAAAGTAGATAAGTGGGGAAAGTTAGGAGCTTTTTTGTATCAATTTCGTTATACAGTAATTGTAGTGTTAGTTTTACTTGCGGTAGCACTTGGGATTTTTGCTCCAAAGTTACCGGGAGTATTAGGCGGTGACGGTTTCCAAACAGAAGGGGACTATCAAAAAACGAAAGAAATTTTAGATAAAGATTTTAAGAGGTCCCAAGATACGCTCCTACTTGTTTTTGAAAAAAATAAGGGTATTTCATATGAGGAATTTCAAAAGCAAGTAGAGAGTATTGTAAAAAATGTACAAGAGAAAGAGACATATGAATCTTTCCATCATCCATCACAAAATAAAGACATGTTACAAGATGATATCGGCTATGCGACAATTTTATTTTCCGGGAAAACAAATAAGGAACGAATGGAAAAGACATTACAATTTGCTGATAAAATCGAAAAGGAAAGTAATGCGGCATTAAAAGTAACGCCTACAGGGTTTCCGAAAATTAACAAAGAGATTAATGAAAGAACGCAAAATGATTTAAAAGTAGCAGAGATGATTGGGTTACCAATTGCATTTCTCGTATTACTATTTTCATTCGGTAGCCTTTTGGCATCTATTTTACCAATTGTAAATGGGGCACTTAGTGTTATTAGTACGATGGGCATATTATACTTTATAGGTAGCGATAAGGAACTATCTATCTTTGTGTTAAATGTAGCACCGATGATCGGACTTGCGTTATCTATTGATTTTGCACTATTATTTGTAAATCGCTTTCGAGAGGAAGTTGCAAAGCGAACGGTAAAAGAAGCGATTGCAATTACATATCAGACAGCGGGGCGCGCGATCGTATTTTCAGGATTATGTGTATTTGTTGGGTTATCCGGTTTGTTCTTCTTTAAAATTGATTATATTCAGTCAGTCGCAATTAGCGGAATGATTGTTGTAATTATGAGTATTTTATTCTCACTCACACTTCTTCCAGCGTTATTATCATTAATTGGTAAACGAATATTAAAAAAGAATCAAGTAGCACATACGCCGGCAAAGGCGTGGCGTACATTTGCACAATTTGTAATGAAACATCCAATTGCGATGATTATTGTTGTTACAACATTTATTGTAATTTGCTTATTACCATTACGTACAGCTAATTTGCAGTTCCCTGACGTGGAAGCTCTACCTAAACAAAGTGATACAAGAATTGCATATGAAAAGTACGAAGAAGCATTTAATGAAACTGCAAAAACACATGCTGATGTTACATTAGTGGTAGAGACGAAAAAAGATATGAAAGAAAAAGAAAGTTTACAAAAGGTAGAAGAAGTCGTTCAAAAGTTAAAAGATGATAAGAAAGTATATGAAGTAAGAAGCATATACGACGGGTTAACTGGTATGAAAGCAGATCAAGTTGCTGGATTATTAGAGTCGCCAGAAGCAGCGAAACTAGCTCCTGTATTTGAAGCATATACGAAAGAGAATAAGACTACGATAGAAATCTTCTTGAAAACGAAACCGCGTACTGAAACTGCTAAACAGTGGGTTCGTGATTTTAAACAAAACTATAAAGAAATGAATGTTACGTATTATCTAGGCGGAATGACAACGTTCCAACAAGAGTTAGAAGATGAAATTAAAGATAAAGTTGCGATTGGTATGTCTGTTATATTTGGATCGACCTTCGTTATATTATTATTTGCATTTCGATCTATACTCATTCCGATTAAGGCGATTATTATGAATATACTTAGTTTAAGCGCAACAATTGGAATTGTTGTTTGGTTATTTGAAGGTGGACATTTTGGTTTAGAAGCGAGTCCAGTTCTATTTGTCTTACCAATCTTCATTTTCGGCCTCGTCTTTGGGCTTAGCATGGATTATGAAGTCTTTCTTATTTCGCGTATTCATGAACTATATGAAGAAACAGGAGATAATGATCAAGCAACGTTAGAAGGACTTGTGTCAACAAGTAGAATTATTACGTCCGCCGCATTAATTATGATAGTTGTTACCGGTGCGTTCGCCTTTACTGATATTTTACCAGTACGGCAAATGGGGCTTGGTGTTGCATTAGCGATATTCCTTGATGCAACAATTATTCGTCTTATGCTCGTACCAAGTTTAATGAAATTGTTTGGAGACTGGAACTGGTGGTTACCATTTCGAAAGAAAAAAGAAAAATCATCATAAAAAATACTCATCTATAAGATGAGTATTTTTTATGAATAGCAAGACCTACATTTTGCAAATAGTATGTGATAAGAACATTACATATTAAGTAGGTGAAGGCAATGTTTCGTTATTTTAAGTTTAAGTTAAATGATACAGTACAGTTTGCAGAAAACGATGGGCATATGTATCGCATTGTCGGTTATCGGTTAGAAAAAGGATTTTATCCAAAAGATGAATGGACTCATATCATTTATGAATTGCTTAGAGATTTTGATGGGTATACGATGGATGCGGAAGAAGAGGAACTTGTAAAGGTCATTCAAGTAGAGGATGAGTATTACAAAATACAAGAAGTATCGGGCTATCGTTATCCAGTAAAAATGAAGCAAAAACAACAAGTGATGAAAGTAGAAAAGATGGATGACTTATTAGATACGTATAATGACTATAAAAGACTGGCGGATTTCTTTAAAGATTTATCTTATGAACAAAAAGCGGAAGAAGTATTGCAGGAAATGAAAAGACGTAGAGCATGAGGGGGCAGTCTACTATAAGGCTGTCCTCTATTTTTGACGGTGCATCAAATTGTGTTTTCCGTTACAATGAGAGAATCAATAGAAATAAGGTGATACAGTATGGAAACGAAGAAAAAGGGCGAATGGTGCGAAATTACTGTTCCAGCGAAATGGAATGGTATAAGTATTGATTCGTTATTAAAAATAGAATGGGAAATACCGAAAAAGTTGTTACATCAGCTTCGTATGGAAAAAGGTGTTACCGTTAACGGGGAACAGAGAAGATGGAATGAGCTTTTAAAAGAAGGCGATAAGTTACAAGTTCATATGTTTATGGAGGAAGAATACGGTGTAGAGCCTGAATATGGTGAATTAGATGTAGTATATGAAGATGATCACGTACTCATTGTAAATAAGCCTGAGAAGATGGATACGCATCCTGCTGAAAAAGGTGGAACGGGAACACTTGCAAATCTTGTTGCTTTTCATTATCAAGTGCAAGGTTTAGAGACGAAGGTTCGTCATATTCATCGGTTAGATAAAGATACGACAGGTGGTGTCGTATTTGCTAAGCATAGAATTGCTGGTGCAATTATGGATCGTTTATTAATGGAACGAAAAATTAAAAGAACATATGCGGCGCTTGTGGAAGGGAAAGTAAAAAAGAAGCAAGGAACAATTGACGCAGCTATTGGAAGAGATCGCCATCATGCGACGAGACGACGTGTTTCTCCGAAGGGAGACCAAGCTATAACATATTATAAAGTAGAGAAGTATTTTAAAAACCAAAATGCTACGCTTGTCACGTTACAATTAGAAACAGGTAGAACGCATCAAATTCGTGTTCATATGAGCCATAACGGTAATCCGTTAGTTGGAGATGTATTATATGGTGGACAAACGAAATATATGTCGGGGCAAGCGTTACATGCGATGAAGATAAACTTCTTACATCCAATTACGAAAGAAGAAATTGAAGTTGATGTACCATTTCCTACGAAATTAAATAATACAATGAAGGAATTTCAAAGAATGAATGCATAAAGTGTAAGTTTAAATTTGAGAAAAGTAGATTTTTGCAGGATTTTCTCTAAAAGAAGCGAAGCCGTTAAGAGAAAAGAGAGGTGAGAATCACTTGATCAAATATAAATATATACTAGGAATATTTTTCGCTTGTCTTTTAGTTACTCTATGTCTCTATCCATATTTACCGAATCAGATGGCAGTACATTGGAATGAAAATGGTCGGCCGAATGAGTTTGTGAGTAAACAAATTGTTATAGCACTTATTCCTTGTCTTATTATTTTCTTACATGGATTGATGTATATTATTTCACATAATATATATAAGTTTAATGAAGACGAGCATGTCATTATAAGTGGATTTCTAAAGACGATTACTTTATTTATGTTGTTTATCCATATGCTCATTCTCTTTATTAATTTTGGAAGCATGATATCCTTTCAAACAGGACTAACAATTGGGATTAGTATGTTTCTTTTTATGCTTAGTAAGGCGTTTAAAAAAGTTCAGAGTACGGAAAAAGACCCAATCAAATTAAAAAAGATCCGTTTAGTGAGTAGGCGGATTTTTCAAGTGATGGCATGTAGTATATTGTTTTCATTGTTTTTGAACTTGAAATGGGGATTTTATGTGTTACTTAGCGTAATAAGTGGTGGTTCTATTTTGTTTATGTTCTATGCTTTATACTCATACATAATAGAAAGTTATGAAACGTAAAAAAGAGTCTTCTCATTATGGGAAGACTCTTTTAATCTATTTACTTCGTAATAAATTGTTGTGTCCAGTAGTTGCCGCTTTCTACATAGCCAACACCGATGTGAGTGAAGCCATTATTTAAGATGTTTGCACGGTGTCCAGCACTGTTCATCCAAGCTTGTACTACTTCTTCAGGTGTACGTTGGCCTTGAGCGATGTTTTCACCTGCAGATGTATAAGAAATACCAAATTTCTTCATCATGTCAAACGGAGACCCATATGTAGGGCTGTTATGATCAAAGTAGTTATTTTTTTGCATATCTTCAGATTTAATGCGTGCTACTTTGCTTAATTCAGTGTCGATTTTTAAAGCTGGTAAACCTTGTTTTGCACGCTCAGCGTTTGTTAATTCAACAACACGTTGTTCGAACTCGCTTAAAGATTTTGCTTCTTCAGCAGGCTTTTGCTCAGCAGGTTTTTGTTCAGCAGGTTTTTGAGTATTGTTGTTTTCAGCAGGCTTTTGAGCTTCTGGTTTTTGAACTTCTTCAGCAGGCTTTTGCTCGGCCGGTTTTTGCTCAGCAGGCTTTTGAGTTTCTGGCTTAGCTGTTGGTTGCTCAGTTACAACATTTTCAGTAGGTTGTTGACCAGGAATAATGCAATTTGGTTGGAAGTTTCCTTGTTGCCATTGTGCTAATGACTCAACGCCCATAGATTGTAAGAATGCTTGTAATTCTTGTTGGCTCATTTGTTTCATCATTACTTTTGAATGCTGAATATTTTGAACCTTGATATTAGATGGTTGTACTGTTGCAGCTTGTGCATCTAAAGAAGATACTCCTAAAGTAAGAGCTGTTGCAGCAGCTACAGATAATAAAACACGCTTTTTCATGATGTGTGTCCCCCTATATAAAGTTTTAATTTGTTTTCACACGATTTGTTTTTGACAGCCTGTCTGACTGACAAATTCATCGTAGCACACAATTTACGAGAAAAAAGATGGAAAAAAATTCATAGACTTTAAAATTACCTAATTTATCCTAAGGAGAGGAAAGAGGAGAAATAAGAGAAACATAGAGTATAAAAGGAATTTTCAGCATTTTTATACTTGGTTTTAAGAGTGGTTTTTTGGATAAATCTACCTATGTTAAAAATGAGGAATCCCATTGTATCAATGGTTTGAGCATTTTTTTGAGGAATATAATGGATTGATTTTTACAAAACTGTAATGTTTCTGTTGTTCTTTTTTATAATAAAGTAACATATTTTTAATGTTGTAGCGGACAAAAAAGCGGCTATCTCTTTACATAGACGAAGGAGATAGCCGTTTTCCTATTATTACGTATGTTACGAGTTATTACGAGTTGGTTTCAATTGCTTCTAATAGTAAATCTACAATGTGAATTCCTCTCATTTTATGAGAAAGACCTTCACGCTCAATACCTAGTTTCATTTGTAATAGACAACCTGGATTTGCAGTAACGATGGTTGCTGCGTCTGTTTCATGTACACGGTCCATTTTGTAATCTAGAAATTCCATTGATAACTCTGAATGAACAATATTGTAAATACCAGCAGAACCACAGCAGCGGTCCGCATCTTTCATTTCACGGTATGTTGCGCCTTGAATTGCTTCTAATAACATACGAGGTTCAGAAGATGTTCGCATAACATTGCGTAAGTGACAAGAGTCTTGATACGTAAT
This genomic interval carries:
- a CDS encoding aldehyde dehydrogenase, whose product is MSVSSIVNKQKEYFYNGHTRSVAVRKNNLKKLYEGIQRFEEEIFQALKLDLNKSVHESFTTEVGYVLKEISFQLKHISSWSKPKRVRTALTHFGSKGKVVPEPYGVTLIIAPWNYPFQLAIAPLVGALAAGNTVVLKPSELTPNVSKVLTRMLEELFPEELVAVVEGGVEESTELLKEPFDYIFFTGSVGVGKVVMEAAAKQLTPLTLELGGKSPCIVHKDAKIDVTARRIVWGKFLNAGQTCVAPDYMYVHASVKEQLIEALRHEIAEQYGKEPLLNDNYVRIVSERHFERLCRFLQDGQVVIGGNYKKDTLHIEPTVVTNITWQDAVMEDEIFGPILPIVEYDNIEEVIDTIQQHPKPLALYVFSEDKEVQKKVTSNISYGGGCINDVVYHLATPYLPFGGVGSSGLGSYHGEESFRTFSHYKSILAQSTAFDMKIRYSSTKSALKFIRKLLK
- the potA gene encoding spermidine/putrescine ABC transporter ATP-binding protein PotA produces the protein MKKIIKVEAVEKHFGNQVIIPPLSLDIKEGEFLTILGPSGCGKTTLLRMIAGFETPTKGNLLLDDEKINDLPPYKRHMNLVFQHYALFPHMNVEKNICFGMKMQKVPAAEQKERAEEAMRLTQLLEFRNRKPAKLSGGQQQRVAIARAIVNNPRVLLLDEPLGALDFKLRKDLQRELKNLQRNLGITFIYVTHDQEEAMSMSDRIVVMNKGHIEQIGTPKEIYNKPKTMFVATFIGENNIVKNGEGYVAIRPENVKVRSVEEPILKEYHLGHIEDIEFVGNMEKLYVRDEKTSELLMAYQTAEEATQWSIGDNVYVGWEQEDEVTLN
- the potB gene encoding spermidine/putrescine ABC transporter permease PotB yields the protein MKKGKLLALPTVAWLLTFFLIPLLFVLAFAFMQRGAYGTVEMQFTLENIARVFDPLYMGTLWETVKIAVITTVICLLIGYPFAYTITIVDRKYRSILLLLATIPFWINFLVRSYAWIVILRSQGLVNTLLLKLGIISEPLNLLYNTPSVILGMVYSLLPFMILPVYAAIEQLDKRKLEAAYDLGATPVKAFWNVTVPMTMSGIATGSILVFVSSIGMFVVSDVMGGSKVALIGNVIQNQFLGARDWPFGSALSMIVVLFSVLLIYLYYRATKVYKYDGNGGE
- the potC gene encoding spermidine/putrescine ABC transporter permease PotC; this encodes MKKFLVSYSWLILLFLYFPMMVLMVYSFNDSRINAEWEGFTFHWYTDLFQKQDVIDAFVNSMTIAVVTTIVTTVLGVIFAIALHRYKYRYEGAINGLVYLPILIPDILMGLSLLILFSQLGMELGKTTIIIAHITFSISFVVVILAARLSGMGRDLEEAANDLGATPWQTFRYVTFPAIAPGVISAALLTFTLSIDDFVISFFVSGPGSTTLPLYIYSMVKRGVSPEINALSTILIVAIVGLMVLSEIFRNKGADGEENSGGHLPL
- the potD gene encoding spermidine/putrescine ABC transporter substrate-binding protein PotD; protein product: MKLMKRLAGAAISFSLVAGVLAGCGEKKEELNIYSWADNFDEQVLRDFEKKYNVKVNYDKYASNEEMLAKLQAGGAKYDLIQPSDYMVKTMAKMDLLAPLDKKNIPNIENMVSNFKTPAFDPENKYSLVYTWGVTGIAYNKKYVKEAPTSWADLWNEKYKGHVTLLNDSREVLGMGLKKHGFSNSTKDDAQLKTAATDLQKLLPNLLAFDTDNIKQKFITEDAWIGTVWSGDAAFIAKDNKDVEYVVPKEGGTIWADTLAIPKGAKNKELAEKFMNYLLDEKVSVKNYESIGYSNPNEKAHPLHSKEYRDNHMIFLTKEELDRTEWLVDVDDKLKDYDRYWTELKTKGK
- a CDS encoding phosphatase PAP2 family protein, giving the protein MKKKLHQYEVMCIGLLLAVFGIVAWRVHAGGVTVMDTYVRGLVKGLQTEGSLTFFLYYTKLGSAIGIVTVLVISLLVFWRKHYYAAMIVYPMGILITHLVNKGIKEIMKRERPSLNEALDALGYSFPSGHAMLSIMTFGFLAYIIAANLKNVTGKYVMTILLGVVIISIGLSRVILNVHYPTDILAGYCVGGILLIMAIYCHRLLTERLGLNKER
- a CDS encoding MMPL family transporter codes for the protein MKTNVHKVDKWGKLGAFLYQFRYTVIVVLVLLAVALGIFAPKLPGVLGGDGFQTEGDYQKTKEILDKDFKRSQDTLLLVFEKNKGISYEEFQKQVESIVKNVQEKETYESFHHPSQNKDMLQDDIGYATILFSGKTNKERMEKTLQFADKIEKESNAALKVTPTGFPKINKEINERTQNDLKVAEMIGLPIAFLVLLFSFGSLLASILPIVNGALSVISTMGILYFIGSDKELSIFVLNVAPMIGLALSIDFALLFVNRFREEVAKRTVKEAIAITYQTAGRAIVFSGLCVFVGLSGLFFFKIDYIQSVAISGMIVVIMSILFSLTLLPALLSLIGKRILKKNQVAHTPAKAWRTFAQFVMKHPIAMIIVVTTFIVICLLPLRTANLQFPDVEALPKQSDTRIAYEKYEEAFNETAKTHADVTLVVETKKDMKEKESLQKVEEVVQKLKDDKKVYEVRSIYDGLTGMKADQVAGLLESPEAAKLAPVFEAYTKENKTTIEIFLKTKPRTETAKQWVRDFKQNYKEMNVTYYLGGMTTFQQELEDEIKDKVAIGMSVIFGSTFVILLFAFRSILIPIKAIIMNILSLSATIGIVVWLFEGGHFGLEASPVLFVLPIFIFGLVFGLSMDYEVFLISRIHELYEETGDNDQATLEGLVSTSRIITSAALIMIVVTGAFAFTDILPVRQMGLGVALAIFLDATIIRLMLVPSLMKLFGDWNWWLPFRKKKEKSS